TATGAGCAGGCTGCCCTCATTTTTAGCTCAGACTACCTTTCACAAAGGGATTATTCTGCCCAGTTTACTTTTTATATTTTTTGTTACGTTCGTTTCCAGCTTTTTCCCGGATTCAACGGCTTCCATCTTAGGGCAAATTCAGGATTGGATCTTTATTAACTTAAACTGGGTCTATGTATGGTCGGTTACGTTGTTTGTCTTTTTCCTGCTGGCCCTCGTCGTAAGTAAATATGGCTCGATCACCTTGGGAGACGATGATGCGGTACCTGAATACTCATTTCTTTCCTGGATATCAATGCTTTTCGCTGCTGGCATGGGGATTGGTCTCATGTATTTTAGCGTTTCAGAACCCCTTGCTCATTTCTCCGATCCAACCTTTGCTGAGTATAGCGAAATAAAGCGGGCCAAGGATGCTCAGCTGTACACGTTTTTTCACTGGGGTATTCATGCCTGGGCCATTTATGGCGTTGTAGGCTTATCACTGGCTTACTTTACGTATCGCTATAAATTACCGCTCTCACTTCGCAGCTGCTTTTATCCAATCCTTAAAAACCGAATCAATGGCGTAGCTGGTAACGTCATTGATTCGTTTGCTTTGTGCAGCACCTTCTTTGGCATTACGACTACCTTAGGTTTTGGTGTCGTTCAGCTTAATGCAGGGTTAGTCGAATTAGGCCTAATTCCGGAGAAAGGTTTTAGTTATCAAGTCGCGATCGTCATGGCGATTATGGCGATTTCTATTTTCTCAGCTACCTCAGGCGTAAACAAAGGCGTCAAGTTTTTGAGTCAGCTAAACATCTTCAGTGCAGTACTCCTGATGCTCTTTATTTTGATTACAGGTCCGACCGTATTTTTGCTCGGTTCTTTATCGGAAGGCGTAGGAGACTATTTAAACCAATTTTTAAGCCTCACCTTCAATACGCACGCCTACGAGCCTTCGGTTCAACCCTGGTATTTCAGATGGACCATTCTGTACTGGGCCTGGTGGATTTCGTGGTCACCCTACGTGGGTCTGTTCATTGCACAAATATCAAAAGGCCGGACGATCCGTGAATTTATCATTGCCGTACTACTGATTCCGACCGCCTTCAATTTTCTGTGGATGACCGTATTCGGCAATAGTGCTACCTGGCTGGATCGAAACGTTGCAAACGGATCGCTAACGGACATCGTAAGTAAGACCGATGAGCTACTCTTTCAATTCTTAAACTATTTTCCAGCCAGTGGACTTACCAGTAGTCTGGCAGTATTCCTGATTTTTGTCTTCTTTGTTACCTCCGCTGACTCGGGCATTTTCGTGATGAACAGTATTTCAACAGCTAATGCTGCCCGCTCTCCTAAATGGCAACTGGTTGCCTGGGGCATATTACTGGCACTGGTGGCTTTGGTGTTACTAAATGCGGGGGGGCTGCAATCCCTGCAAACCATGACTTTGATTACGGCATTGCCTTTTTCAATAGTCATGCTCTTGTTTTGTTATAGTTTACTTCAGGGACTG
The genomic region above belongs to Siphonobacter curvatus and contains:
- a CDS encoding BCCT family transporter, translated to MSRLPSFLAQTTFHKGIILPSLLFIFFVTFVSSFFPDSTASILGQIQDWIFINLNWVYVWSVTLFVFFLLALVVSKYGSITLGDDDAVPEYSFLSWISMLFAAGMGIGLMYFSVSEPLAHFSDPTFAEYSEIKRAKDAQLYTFFHWGIHAWAIYGVVGLSLAYFTYRYKLPLSLRSCFYPILKNRINGVAGNVIDSFALCSTFFGITTTLGFGVVQLNAGLVELGLIPEKGFSYQVAIVMAIMAISIFSATSGVNKGVKFLSQLNIFSAVLLMLFILITGPTVFLLGSLSEGVGDYLNQFLSLTFNTHAYEPSVQPWYFRWTILYWAWWISWSPYVGLFIAQISKGRTIREFIIAVLLIPTAFNFLWMTVFGNSATWLDRNVANGSLTDIVSKTDELLFQFLNYFPASGLTSSLAVFLIFVFFVTSADSGIFVMNSISTANAARSPKWQLVAWGILLALVALVLLNAGGLQSLQTMTLITALPFSIVMLLFCYSLLQGLLVDSYYYSKAFSPSARNWSGEFWKQRLQRILSFKDQSYVETFIQQTVEPALQELASEFNSQRISTAVRKKENPMEIALTIEHESIENFTYGVRTQLKTISTSLVAEKNIPGVRGTQSYIPETFFGDNRPGYNIEYFTEKEVIADVLKQYERFLELSSEIKNEIFTDTTLRRKE